The Salvia miltiorrhiza cultivar Shanhuang (shh) chromosome 1, IMPLAD_Smil_shh, whole genome shotgun sequence genome has a window encoding:
- the LOC131013601 gene encoding receptor-like protein 7, translating to MPISLLQHLFLISLTSIIICLTNFGHAHAYNLCKDDQKTLLLELKKDLKFNSSVSRKLVRWNESDDCCEWEGVGCDAAGHVVSLQLDNEGISGGIGNSSSLVSLEYLTTLYLSRNNLSVDASSTSSNWSTLSQLKKLSLSSCNLQRFPDFLKQSNLNFLDLSHNQITGEVPSWIWEIGSGDLYHLNLSYNVLIDLQKPYHIPNSLAELDLHSNQLRGELPLLPQGASYVDLSDNIFDKHIPLNFVSFNFFLIFLSIANNSISGSIPTCICSAESIQVLDLSLNNLSGSIPPCLVERITNLQMLSLGINNISGEIPDKFPTNCGMRILYLNSNNLGGNFPKSLANCKSLWWVNVLVKSCGCNIQIWQQCFFNNCCHLPPLIPYKMILAAAS from the coding sequence ATGCCAATTTCTTTGCTTCAACACCTTTTTCTCATCTCTTTAACTTCAATAATTATTTGCCTAACAAATTTTGGTCATGCTCATGCATACAATCTATGCAAAGATGACCAGAAAACATTGTTACTTGAGCTGAAGAAAGACTTGAAATTCAATTCTTCTGTTTCAAGAAAACTAGTGCGATGGAATGAGAGCGACGATTGTTGCGAGTGGGAAGGTGTGGGATGCGACGCTGCAGGCCATGTTGTGAGTCTGCAACTCGACAACGAAGGCATTTCAGGTGGAATTGGGAATTCATCAAGTCTTGTAAGTCTTGAGTATCTTACAACTCTATATCTCTCTCGCAACAACCTGTCAGTTGATGCAAGCAGCACTAGTTCAAATTGGTCTACACTTTCCCAACTAAAGAAGTTGAGCCTATCTTCTTGTAACCTGCAAAGATTTCCTGATTTTCTAAAACAATCCAACTTGAACTTTTTGGACCTCTCACACAACCAAATAACAGGGGAAGTACCTAGTTGGATTTGGGAAATTGGAAGTGGAGATCTTTATCATTTGAATCTTTCTTATAATGTCTTGATTGATCTGCAAAAGCCTTACCACATACCCAACTCTCTTGCGGAGCTGGATTTACATTCAAACCAGCTCCGGGGTGAGTTGCCCCTGCTCCCACAAGGCGCCTCCTACGTAGATTTATCTGACAACATATTTGACAAGCACATTCCTCTCAACTTTGTAAGCTTCAACTTCTTTCTGATTTTCTTATCCATTGCAAATAACAGCATAAGTGGATCAATTCCAACTTGCATTTGTAGTGCTGAATCCATTCAAGTTCTCGACTTGTCACTCAATAACTTGAGTGGTAGTATACCTCCGTGCCTTGTGGAAAGGATTACCAATCTTCAAATGTTGAGTCTTGGGATAAACAACATAAGTGGTGAAATCCCAGATAAATTTCCCACCAATTGTGGCATGAGGATCTTGTATCTCAACAGCAACAACTTAGGAGGGAATTTTCCAAAGTCGCTAGCAAATTGCAAATCATTGTGGTGGGTGAATGTGTTGGTCAAAAGTTGCGGCTGCAACATTCAAATTTGGCAGCAATGTTTTTTCAACAATTgctgccacctaccacctctcATCCCCTATAAAATGATCCTCGCAGCAGCATCCTAA
- the LOC131013607 gene encoding uncharacterized protein LOC131013607, which translates to MAPRVTKGKGKGKASTSRADEVTITRHNPQFYGIQLPTPDSRERWEQLCAIPHRQCRYICSETIEAMGIAEDIWSLADRGGWRRVITGGWLAYRGLTLEFLSTFKLIKSNGAPSRISFQLGNEPRELTIDELDEILGCPQGGAYAGGLEFNPTRMWERCHFRGVEEIAGYDSRRSKAASLRNPVIRLTQRAFGFTFLGRENVGFCRSNELLLIQGALTNISLSLGCLLAD; encoded by the coding sequence ATGGCACCACGTGTAACAAAGGGCAAGGGAAAGGGGAAGGCCAGTACCTCCCGCGCCGATGAGGTGACTATCACTCGGCACAATCCTCAATTCTATGGGATTCAACTTCCTACTCCGGACTCCCGCGAACGTTGGGAGCAACTTTGTGCCATTCCTCACCGGCAATGCCGGTATATTTGCTCGGAGACTATCGAGGCCATGGGAATAGCCGAAGACATTTGGTCTTTGGCGGATAGAGGCGGATGGCGGCGAGTAATCACCGGGGGATGGTTAGCATACCGAGGGCTCACTCTTGAGTTCCTCTCCACATTCAAGCTCATCAAGTCCAACGGAGCTCCATCAAGAATCTCTTTCCAACTCGGGAATGAGCCCCGAGAGCTAACTATTGATGAGTTGGACGAGATTTTGGGTTGCCCCCAAGGAGGAGCATACGCCGGTGGGTTAGAGTTCAATCCCACCCGTATGTGGGAACGATGTCACTTTCGAGGCGTGGAGGAGATTGCAGGCTATGACTCCCGGCGATCAAAGGCGGCGTCATTGCGCAACCCGGTTATCCGCCTTACCCAACGGGCCTTCGGGTTCACTTTCCTAGGTCGGGAGAATGTGGGCTTTTGTCGGTCGAATGAGCTCTTACTCATTCAAGGCGCCCTCACCAACATCTCCTTATCTCTTGGGTGTCTTTTGGCCGACTAA
- the LOC131006266 gene encoding receptor-like protein 30 isoform X1 — translation MLIYLLLHFLTISLISSANLTDAYKQCLHHQKTLLLELKSNLTFDSSISRKLVQWNQTDDCCEWEGVECDAAGRVINLQLDYESLSGTIEKLSTLSKLMYLERLNLAYNSLNGSIPLSLFHLPLLQQLKLSNNNFSGHVDEFPSLTLSHLEELDLSSNHLQGPIPDSLFKLQSLQLLSLANNLFNGTFQLSKIRKLPNLTTLDLSHNNLYVDASSISSSFPQLYQLSLVSCNLSSFPNLRNQSNLRFLDLSNNRIGGEIPNWIWEIGGGEFWQLNVSNNQLVDLQRPYRIPDSLQVLDLHSNQLSGVLPLPHERALYVDYSNNKFNKPIPISIGNYLSNLIFFSVSNNHLSGSIPTSLCYATYLQVLDLSFNNLSDTIPPCLFENTQNLGVFNLRSNNISGHIPDKFSKNCGLETLDLNGNNLGGKLPTSVENCSSLTVLNVGYNNIHDSFPCTLPSSLRVLVLRSNRFHGEISCDKDWPNLQIIDISSNSFTGSLYEVGFSRWRSMMLTVTGSRGTSNSTSTS, via the exons ATGCTAATTTATCTGCTTCTTCATTTTCTCACCATCTCTTTAATTTCATCTGCAAATTTGACTGATGCATACAAGCAATGCCTCCATCACCAGAAAACACTGTTACTTGAGCTGAAGAGCAACTTAACGTTCGATTCTTCCATTTCAAGAAAACTAGTGCAGTGGAATCAAACCGATGATTGCTGCGAGTGGGAAGGCGTGGAATGCGACGCTGCAGGCCGTGTTATAAATTTGCAGCTCGACTACGAGTCTCTTTCAGGTACCATTGAGAAACTATCTACCCTTTCAAAGCTTATGTACCTAGAGAGGCTAAACTTAGCATACAATTCACTCAATGGGAGCAtcccactctctctctttcatctTCCCTTGTTGCAGCAACTTAAACTTTCTAACAACAATTTTAGTGGCCATGTTGATGAGTTTCCCTCTCTTACTCTCTCTCACTTGGAAGAGCTAGATTTGAGCAGCAACCATCTTCAAGGCCCTATTCCTGACTCTCTCTTCAAACTCCAAAGCCTTCAACTTCTCTCACTTGCTAACAACCTCTTCAATGGCACTTTTCAACTCAGCAAGATCAGAAAGCTTCCCAATCTCACAACTCTTGATCTGTCTCACAATAACTTGTATGTTGATGCAAGCAGCATCAGCTCAAGTTTTCCACAGCTTTACCAATTGAGCCTTGTTTCTTGCAATCTTTCCAGTTTCCCTAATCTGAGAAACCAATCCAATTTGAGATTTTTGGACCTCTCAAACAACAGAATTGGAGGGGAAATTCCCAACTGGATTTGGGAAATTGGTGGTGGAGAATTTTGGCAACTCAATGTCTCCAATAATCAATTGGTGGATCTACAGAGGCCTTACAGAATTCCTGATTCTCTTCAAGTTCTAGACTTGCACTCGAATCAGCTCAGTGGCGTGCTTCCCCTGCCTCACGAACGAGCTTTGTACGTAGACTACTCAAACAACAAGTTCAACAAGCCCATTCCCATCAGCATTGGAAACTACCTCTCAAATCTCATTTTCTTCTCTGTTTCAAACAATCATTTGAGTGGATCAATTCCAACCTCCCTCTGCTACGCTACATACCTTCAAGTTCTCGACTTGTCTTTCAATAACTTGAGCGATACAATACCTCCGTGCCTCTTTGAAAACACTCAGAATCTCGGGGTGTTCAATCTGAGGAGCAACAACATCAGTGGTCACATCCCAGATAAATTCTCCAAAAATTGTGGCCTAGAAACTTTGGATCTCAATGGCAACAATTTAGGAGGGAAACTCCCAACATCTGTGGAGAATTGCAGCTCGTTAACCGTGTTGAATGTCGGATACAACAACATCCATGACAGTTTCCCGTGCACGCTACCCTCTAGCTTGCGCGTGCTTGTCTTGCGCTCCAACAGATTCCACGGAGAGATCAGCTGCGACAAAGACTGGCCTAATCTTCAGATCATCGACATATCTTCCAACAGCTTCACCGGCTCTCTCTACGAAGTGGGATTCTCGAGGTGGAGGTCGATGATGTTA ACAGTGACGGGCAGTCGAGGCACGAGCAACTCCACTTCGACTTCCTGA
- the LOC131006266 gene encoding receptor like protein 22-like isoform X3 produces MLIYLLLHFLTISLISSANLTDAYKQCLHHQKTLLLELKSNLTFDSSISRKLVQWNQTDDCCEWEGVECDAAGRVINLQLDYESLSGTIEKLSTLSKLMYLERLNLAYNSLNGSIPLSLFHLPLLQQLKLSNNNFSGHVDEFPSLTLSHLEELDLSSNHLQGPIPDSLFKLQSLQLLSLANNLFNGTFQLSKIRKLPNLTTLDLSHNNLYVDASSISSSFPQLYQLSLVSCNLSSFPNLRNQSNLRFLDLSNNRIGGEIPNWIWEIGGGEFWQLNVSNNQLVDLQRPYRIPDSLQVLDLHSNQLSGVLPLPHERALYVDYSNNKFNKPIPISIGNYLSNLIFFSVSNNHLSGSIPTSLCYATYLQVLDLSFNNLSDTIPPCLFENTQNLGVFNLRSNNISGHIPDKFSKNCGLETLDLNGNNLGGKLPTSVENCSSLTVLNVGYNNIHDSFPCTLPSSLRVLVLRSNRFHGEISCDKDWPNLQIIDISSNSFTGSLYEVGFSRWR; encoded by the exons ATGCTAATTTATCTGCTTCTTCATTTTCTCACCATCTCTTTAATTTCATCTGCAAATTTGACTGATGCATACAAGCAATGCCTCCATCACCAGAAAACACTGTTACTTGAGCTGAAGAGCAACTTAACGTTCGATTCTTCCATTTCAAGAAAACTAGTGCAGTGGAATCAAACCGATGATTGCTGCGAGTGGGAAGGCGTGGAATGCGACGCTGCAGGCCGTGTTATAAATTTGCAGCTCGACTACGAGTCTCTTTCAGGTACCATTGAGAAACTATCTACCCTTTCAAAGCTTATGTACCTAGAGAGGCTAAACTTAGCATACAATTCACTCAATGGGAGCAtcccactctctctctttcatctTCCCTTGTTGCAGCAACTTAAACTTTCTAACAACAATTTTAGTGGCCATGTTGATGAGTTTCCCTCTCTTACTCTCTCTCACTTGGAAGAGCTAGATTTGAGCAGCAACCATCTTCAAGGCCCTATTCCTGACTCTCTCTTCAAACTCCAAAGCCTTCAACTTCTCTCACTTGCTAACAACCTCTTCAATGGCACTTTTCAACTCAGCAAGATCAGAAAGCTTCCCAATCTCACAACTCTTGATCTGTCTCACAATAACTTGTATGTTGATGCAAGCAGCATCAGCTCAAGTTTTCCACAGCTTTACCAATTGAGCCTTGTTTCTTGCAATCTTTCCAGTTTCCCTAATCTGAGAAACCAATCCAATTTGAGATTTTTGGACCTCTCAAACAACAGAATTGGAGGGGAAATTCCCAACTGGATTTGGGAAATTGGTGGTGGAGAATTTTGGCAACTCAATGTCTCCAATAATCAATTGGTGGATCTACAGAGGCCTTACAGAATTCCTGATTCTCTTCAAGTTCTAGACTTGCACTCGAATCAGCTCAGTGGCGTGCTTCCCCTGCCTCACGAACGAGCTTTGTACGTAGACTACTCAAACAACAAGTTCAACAAGCCCATTCCCATCAGCATTGGAAACTACCTCTCAAATCTCATTTTCTTCTCTGTTTCAAACAATCATTTGAGTGGATCAATTCCAACCTCCCTCTGCTACGCTACATACCTTCAAGTTCTCGACTTGTCTTTCAATAACTTGAGCGATACAATACCTCCGTGCCTCTTTGAAAACACTCAGAATCTCGGGGTGTTCAATCTGAGGAGCAACAACATCAGTGGTCACATCCCAGATAAATTCTCCAAAAATTGTGGCCTAGAAACTTTGGATCTCAATGGCAACAATTTAGGAGGGAAACTCCCAACATCTGTGGAGAATTGCAGCTCGTTAACCGTGTTGAATGTCGGATACAACAACATCCATGACAGTTTCCCGTGCACGCTACCCTCTAGCTTGCGCGTGCTTGTCTTGCGCTCCAACAGATTCCACGGAGAGATCAGCTGCGACAAAGACTGGCCTAATCTTCAGATCATCGACATATCTTCCAACAGCTTCACCGGCTCTCTCTACGAAGTGGGATTCTCGAGGTGGAG ATGA
- the LOC131006266 gene encoding receptor like protein 22-like isoform X2 has protein sequence MLIYLLLHFLTISLISSANLTDAYKQCLHHQKTLLLELKSNLTFDSSISRKLVQWNQTDDCCEWEGVECDAAGRVINLQLDYESLSGTIEKLSTLSKLMYLERLNLAYNSLNGSIPLSLFHLPLLQQLKLSNNNFSGHVDEFPSLTLSHLEELDLSSNHLQGPIPDSLFKLQSLQLLSLANNLFNGTFQLSKIRKLPNLTTLDLSHNNLYVDASSISSSFPQLYQLSLVSCNLSSFPNLRNQSNLRFLDLSNNRIGGEIPNWIWEIGGGEFWQLNVSNNQLVDLQRPYRIPDSLQVLDLHSNQLSGVLPLPHERALYVDYSNNKFNKPIPISIGNYLSNLIFFSVSNNHLSGSIPTSLCYATYLQVLDLSFNNLSDTIPPCLFENTQNLGVFNLRSNNISGHIPDKFSKNCGLETLDLNGNNLGGKLPTSVENCSSLTVLNVGYNNIHDSFPCTLPSSLRVLVLRSNRFHGEISCDKDWPNLQIIDISSNSFTGSLYEVGFSRWRSMI, from the exons ATGCTAATTTATCTGCTTCTTCATTTTCTCACCATCTCTTTAATTTCATCTGCAAATTTGACTGATGCATACAAGCAATGCCTCCATCACCAGAAAACACTGTTACTTGAGCTGAAGAGCAACTTAACGTTCGATTCTTCCATTTCAAGAAAACTAGTGCAGTGGAATCAAACCGATGATTGCTGCGAGTGGGAAGGCGTGGAATGCGACGCTGCAGGCCGTGTTATAAATTTGCAGCTCGACTACGAGTCTCTTTCAGGTACCATTGAGAAACTATCTACCCTTTCAAAGCTTATGTACCTAGAGAGGCTAAACTTAGCATACAATTCACTCAATGGGAGCAtcccactctctctctttcatctTCCCTTGTTGCAGCAACTTAAACTTTCTAACAACAATTTTAGTGGCCATGTTGATGAGTTTCCCTCTCTTACTCTCTCTCACTTGGAAGAGCTAGATTTGAGCAGCAACCATCTTCAAGGCCCTATTCCTGACTCTCTCTTCAAACTCCAAAGCCTTCAACTTCTCTCACTTGCTAACAACCTCTTCAATGGCACTTTTCAACTCAGCAAGATCAGAAAGCTTCCCAATCTCACAACTCTTGATCTGTCTCACAATAACTTGTATGTTGATGCAAGCAGCATCAGCTCAAGTTTTCCACAGCTTTACCAATTGAGCCTTGTTTCTTGCAATCTTTCCAGTTTCCCTAATCTGAGAAACCAATCCAATTTGAGATTTTTGGACCTCTCAAACAACAGAATTGGAGGGGAAATTCCCAACTGGATTTGGGAAATTGGTGGTGGAGAATTTTGGCAACTCAATGTCTCCAATAATCAATTGGTGGATCTACAGAGGCCTTACAGAATTCCTGATTCTCTTCAAGTTCTAGACTTGCACTCGAATCAGCTCAGTGGCGTGCTTCCCCTGCCTCACGAACGAGCTTTGTACGTAGACTACTCAAACAACAAGTTCAACAAGCCCATTCCCATCAGCATTGGAAACTACCTCTCAAATCTCATTTTCTTCTCTGTTTCAAACAATCATTTGAGTGGATCAATTCCAACCTCCCTCTGCTACGCTACATACCTTCAAGTTCTCGACTTGTCTTTCAATAACTTGAGCGATACAATACCTCCGTGCCTCTTTGAAAACACTCAGAATCTCGGGGTGTTCAATCTGAGGAGCAACAACATCAGTGGTCACATCCCAGATAAATTCTCCAAAAATTGTGGCCTAGAAACTTTGGATCTCAATGGCAACAATTTAGGAGGGAAACTCCCAACATCTGTGGAGAATTGCAGCTCGTTAACCGTGTTGAATGTCGGATACAACAACATCCATGACAGTTTCCCGTGCACGCTACCCTCTAGCTTGCGCGTGCTTGTCTTGCGCTCCAACAGATTCCACGGAGAGATCAGCTGCGACAAAGACTGGCCTAATCTTCAGATCATCGACATATCTTCCAACAGCTTCACCGGCTCTCTCTACGAAGTGGGATTCTCGAGGTGGAGGTCGATGAT ATGA
- the LOC131013614 gene encoding receptor-like protein 19: protein MPISLLQHLFLISLTSTIICLTNCGHAYKLCQDDQKTLLLELKKDLIFDSSVSRKLVRWNERDDCCEWEGVGCDATGHVVSLQLDNEGISGGIGNSSSLVSLEYLAKLNFAHNSINGRIPTLNLTNLIELDLSSNQLKGPISDSFINLVSLEVLSLSDNLFTSILQLENIQTLHNLTTLNLSHNNLSIEAGSISSQLKKLSLSSCNLQKFPDFLKQSNLNFLDLSQNQITGEVPSWIWEIGNGDLYHLNLSYNVLNDIEKPYQIPNFLAELDLHSNQLRGELPLLPQGASYVDLSDNKFDKNIPLNFVSFNFFLIFLSIASNNISGSIPTCICSAETIQVLDFSLNNLSGSIPPCLVERITNLQMLNLRRNNISGEIPDKFPTNCGMRILDLYSNNLGGNFPKSLANCKSLWWVNVGENNIRGGFPCTLSSRLAVLVLRSNSFYGEVRCGESWPNLQIIDISSNNFSGDLHHISFSTWSKMVLHSDANIRLKSLGINVVRPDFYYSTRVSLTLKGLQLEFTRLWPILTSVDFSGNNFHGEIPEAIGGLISLPYLNLSRNALTGRIPKSLGNMSALESLDLSVNQLAEMIPVELQRLVFLSVFNVSYNKLVGRIPISLQLSTFSNDSYIGNTGLCGVPLSISCSNHGGELENMQPHGKSGMEWYYVSLIILGVIYF from the coding sequence ATGCCAATTTCTTTGCTTCAACACCTTTTTCTCATCTCTTTAACTTCAACAATTATTTGCCTAACAAATTGTGGTCATGCATACAAGTTATGCCAAGATGACCAGAAAACATTGTTACTTGAGCTGAAGAAAGACTTGATATTCGATTCTTCTGTTTCAAGAAAACTGGTGCGATGGAATGAGAGGGATGATTGTTGCGAGTGGGAAGGTGTGGGATGCGACGCTACAGGCCATGTTGTGAGTCTGCAACTCGACAACGAAGGCATTTCAGGAGGAATTGGGAATTCATCAAGTCTTGTAAGTCTTGAGTATCTTGCCAAGTTGAACTTTGCTCACAATTCTATCAATGGGAGAATTCCCACTCTAAATCTCACTAACTTGATTGAGTTAGATTTGAGCAGTAACCAACTCAAAGGCCCTATTTCTGACTCTTTCATCAATCTAGTAAGCCTTGAGGTTCTCTCCCTATCTGATAACTTGTTCACTAGCATTCTTCAACTAGAAAATATTCAAACGCTTCACAATCTCACGACTCTCAATCTTTCCCACAATAACTTGTCAATTGAAGCAGGAAGCATTAGTTCCCAACTAAAGAAGTTGAGCCTATCCTCTTGCAACCTGCAAAAATTTCCTGATTTTCTAAAACAATCCAACTTGAACTTTTTGGACCTCTCACAAAACCAAATAACAGGGGAAGTACCTAGTTGGATTTGGGAAATTGGAAATGGAGATCTTTATCATTTGAATCTTTCTTATAATGTCTTGAATGATATAGAAAAGCCTTACCAAATTCCCAACTTTCTTGCGGAGCTGGATTTACATTCAAACCAGCTCCGGGGTGAGTTGCCCCTGCTCCCACAAGGCGCCTCCTACGTAGATTTATCTGACAACAAGTTTGACAAGAACATTCCACTCAACTTTGTCAGCTTCAACTTCTTTCTGATTTTCTTATCCATTGCAAGTAACAACATAAGTGGATCAATTCCAACTTGCATTTGTAGTGCTGAAACCATTCAAGTTCTCGACTTCTCACTCAATAACTTGAGTGGTAGTATACCTCCATGCCTTGTGGAAAGGATTACCAATCTTCAAATGTTGAATCTTAGGAGAAACAACATAAGTGGTGAAATCCCAGATAAATTTCCCACCAATTGTGGCATGAGGATCTTGGATCTCTACAGCAACAACTTAGGAGGGAATTTTCCAAAGTCCCTTGCAAATTGCAAATCATTGTGGTGGGTGAATGTTGGAGAGAACAACATCCGAGGCGGTTTCCCGTGCACGCTGTCATCAAGATTGGCAGTCTTAGTATTGCGTTCCAACAGTTTCTATGGAGAGGTGCGATGTGGTGAAAGCTGGCCGAATCTTCAGATCATCGACATATCTTCCAATAATTTCAGTGGAGATCTGCATCACATAAGCTTCTCAACCTGGAGCAAAATGGTGCTACACAGTGATGCAAATATCAGACTCAAAAGCTTGGGCATTAATGTTGTACGTCCCGACTTCTATTACTCGACTCGGGTGTCTTTGACCCTCAAAGGCTTGCAACTGGAGTTTACTAGGTTATGGCCAATATTGACTtctgttgatttctctggcaataATTTCCATGGAGAGATACCAGAAGCAATAGGTGGTCTGATCTCGCTTCCTTATCTCAACTTATCCCGCAATGCCCTCACAGGCAGAATCCCAAAATCATTGGGTAACATGTCGGCACTTGAATCACTTGATCTCTCAGTGAACCAGCTAGCAGAGATGATCCCAGTGGAGCTTCAACGGCTCGTATTTCTTTCGGTCTTCAATGTATCCTACAATAAGCTGGTGGGAAGGATCCCAATTAGTTTACAGCTTTCAACATTTTCGAATGATTCATATATAGGAAACACAGGGTTATGCGGTGTTCCTCTCAGCATAAGCTGCAGTAATCATGGTGGAGAACTTGAAAACATGCAGCCACATGGAAAGTCGGGGATGGAGTGGTACTATGTATCTTTAATCATTTTAGGCGTCATTTACTTTTAG